In a single window of the Streptomyces sp. HUAS ZL42 genome:
- a CDS encoding S-(hydroxymethyl)mycothiol dehydrogenase, with translation MPHHVRGVVARAKGEPVAVETIVVPDPGPGEAVVKVQACGVCHTDLHYRDGGINDDFPFLLGHEAAGVVEEVGPGVTDVEPGDFVILNWRAVCGRCRACRRGRPQYCFDTHNAAQKMTLLDGTELSPALGIGAFAEKTLVAAGQCTKVDPAASPAAAGLLGCGVMAGIGAAINTGNVGRGDTVAVIGCGGVGDAAIVGSHLAGAAKVIAVDIDDRKLATAKSLGATHTVNSKETDPVEAIRELTGGFGADTVIEAVGRPETYRQAFYARDLAGTVVLVGVPTPDMTLELPLLDVFGRGGALKSSWYGDCLPSRDFPMLIDLYLQGRLDLDAFVTETIALDEVEDAFAHMHRGDVLRSVVML, from the coding sequence ATGCCCCACCACGTACGCGGTGTCGTCGCCCGCGCCAAAGGCGAGCCGGTAGCCGTCGAGACGATCGTCGTGCCCGACCCGGGCCCGGGAGAGGCAGTGGTGAAAGTCCAGGCGTGCGGTGTCTGCCACACCGACCTGCACTACCGCGACGGGGGCATCAACGACGACTTCCCCTTCCTCCTCGGGCACGAGGCGGCCGGCGTCGTCGAAGAAGTCGGCCCCGGAGTGACGGACGTCGAACCCGGCGACTTCGTCATCCTCAACTGGCGCGCCGTGTGCGGCCGCTGCCGCGCCTGCCGGCGCGGACGCCCCCAGTACTGCTTCGACACCCACAACGCCGCACAGAAGATGACTCTCCTGGACGGCACCGAGCTCTCGCCCGCCCTCGGTATCGGAGCCTTCGCCGAGAAGACGCTGGTCGCCGCCGGGCAGTGCACGAAGGTCGACCCGGCCGCCTCACCGGCCGCGGCCGGTCTGCTCGGCTGCGGGGTGATGGCCGGCATCGGCGCGGCGATCAACACCGGCAACGTCGGCCGAGGGGACACGGTGGCCGTCATCGGCTGCGGCGGCGTCGGAGATGCCGCGATCGTCGGGTCCCACCTGGCCGGTGCGGCCAAGGTCATCGCCGTCGACATCGACGACCGCAAGCTGGCCACCGCCAAGAGCCTGGGCGCCACCCACACCGTCAACTCCAAGGAGACCGACCCGGTCGAGGCGATCCGCGAGCTGACCGGCGGGTTCGGCGCCGACACCGTCATCGAGGCCGTCGGCCGCCCGGAAACCTACCGGCAGGCCTTCTACGCCCGCGACCTCGCCGGCACGGTCGTCCTCGTCGGGGTGCCCACCCCGGACATGACGCTCGAACTGCCGCTGCTGGACGTCTTCGGCCGCGGCGGAGCCCTGAAGTCCTCCTGGTACGGCGACTGCCTGCCCTCCCGCGACTTCCCGATGCTCATCGACCTCTACCTGCAGGGCCGACTGGACCTGGACGCCTTCGTCACCGAGACCATCGCCCTGGACGAGGTCGAGGACGCCTTCGCCCATATGCACCGGGGCGACGTCCTGCGTTCGGTGGTGATGCTGTGA
- a CDS encoding LysR family transcriptional regulator, with product MNLARLDLNLVVALRALLEERNVTRAGRRMGLSQPAMSAALARLRRHFDDDLLTRAGGHYELTALGQVLLDRTSTACDLLERLFSSQAHFDPAAESRQFTLLATDYAVAVFGSELARVVHEEAPGIRLRFTQIPPTVIDDTATLLSTTDGLFMPHGVISGFPATDLYDDRWVFLVADHHPEVGDRITTEDLARLPWVTYQRTYDAPAVRQLGMLGIEPHVEVSVDSFQTLPFLVAGTRRIALVQGRLAERLRGVAPVRIMEPPYEAVPLRQALWWHPVHTRDAAHIWLRETAARVAASLTGPTTRHPQAG from the coding sequence GTGAACCTGGCCCGCCTCGATCTCAACCTCGTCGTCGCGCTGCGTGCCCTGCTGGAGGAGCGCAACGTCACCCGGGCCGGGCGTCGCATGGGCCTCAGCCAGCCCGCCATGAGCGCCGCGCTCGCCCGGCTGCGCCGCCACTTCGACGACGACCTCCTCACCCGGGCCGGCGGCCACTACGAGCTCACCGCCCTCGGGCAGGTCCTCCTCGACCGCACGTCCACCGCCTGCGACCTGCTGGAACGCCTCTTCAGCAGTCAGGCCCACTTCGACCCGGCCGCCGAGAGCCGCCAGTTCACACTGCTTGCGACCGATTACGCCGTCGCCGTCTTCGGTAGCGAACTCGCCCGCGTCGTCCATGAAGAGGCGCCGGGTATCAGGTTGCGCTTCACCCAGATCCCGCCGACCGTGATCGACGACACCGCCACCCTGCTCAGCACGACGGACGGCCTGTTCATGCCGCACGGTGTGATCAGCGGCTTCCCCGCCACCGATCTCTACGACGACCGATGGGTCTTCCTCGTCGCGGACCACCACCCCGAGGTCGGTGACCGCATCACGACCGAGGACCTGGCCCGGCTGCCGTGGGTGACATACCAGCGCACCTATGACGCCCCGGCCGTACGCCAGCTCGGCATGCTCGGCATCGAACCCCACGTCGAGGTCTCCGTCGACAGCTTCCAGACCCTGCCCTTCCTGGTCGCCGGCACCCGTCGCATCGCCCTCGTCCAAGGGCGCCTCGCGGAGCGCCTGCGCGGCGTCGCCCCGGTACGGATCATGGAGCCGCCCTACGAGGCCGTCCCCCTCCGGCAGGCCCTGTGGTGGCACCCGGTCCACACCCGCGATGCCGCGCACATCTGGCTGCGCGAGACGGCCGCGCGCGTCGCTGCCTCCCTCACCGGGCCGACCACCCGCCATCCACAGGCTGGATGA
- the dhaM gene encoding dihydroxyacetone kinase phosphoryl donor subunit DhaM → MSTSVGIVLVSHSAELASGLHLLVQQIGSDTVPLATAGGTDDGRIGTSYDLVLAAIRSVDRGAGVVVLPDLGSSVLTARTVLEDHPRPDVLLVDAPFVEGAVAAVVTAASGADLKTVADAAKEARNVHKL, encoded by the coding sequence ATGAGCACATCTGTCGGCATCGTACTCGTGTCCCACAGCGCCGAGCTCGCCTCGGGCCTTCACCTGCTGGTGCAGCAGATCGGCTCCGACACGGTTCCCCTCGCCACCGCCGGAGGCACCGACGACGGCCGGATCGGCACCAGCTACGACCTTGTCCTCGCCGCCATCCGCAGCGTCGACCGCGGAGCCGGCGTCGTCGTCCTGCCCGACCTCGGCAGCTCCGTCCTGACCGCCCGCACCGTCCTGGAAGACCACCCCCGCCCCGACGTGCTGCTGGTCGACGCACCCTTCGTCGAAGGAGCCGTCGCAGCCGTCGTCACCGCCGCATCCGGCGCCGACCTCAAGACCGTCGCCGACGCCGCCAAGGAGGCCCGCAATGTCCACAAGCTCTGA
- a CDS encoding MFS transporter, with protein MAGSCLPILGAVLLAPVLPKMQAHFATVPGAKALVPMVLTVPALALALLAPFAGVIIDRLGRKRLLIVAAVLYALFGTAPLWLDSLGAIVASRALLGVTEAAIMTCCTTLIGDYYTGRVRDRYLALQTLCASASATAFFVLGGALGSSGWRTPFWLYAVGLLLAPAMAAYLPQPRQGAATEKAAAAEARPFPVRRLAGICVLSVFGAIVFYTVPVETAYLLDDLGVKNSGIIGMATAIASAATVTGCLTFARLTGRPERRLPAIFALCGAGFVVMGLAPSTPVLVAGAVLNCIGTGFLLPSLLTWAMSKLDYADRGRGTGLWTASFFSGQFLCPLALIAVESATGSLAGAVGLLGLASALVAAGLLPVLRRTTAPQETLQA; from the coding sequence ATGGCAGGCAGCTGTCTGCCGATCCTCGGCGCGGTGCTGCTCGCTCCGGTGCTGCCGAAGATGCAGGCGCACTTCGCCACAGTGCCCGGCGCCAAGGCGCTCGTCCCGATGGTCCTGACCGTCCCCGCACTCGCGCTCGCCCTGCTGGCCCCCTTCGCGGGCGTCATCATCGACCGGCTGGGACGCAAACGCCTCCTGATCGTCGCGGCCGTCCTGTACGCCCTGTTCGGCACCGCACCGCTGTGGCTGGACTCCCTCGGTGCCATCGTGGCCAGCCGCGCCCTCCTCGGCGTCACCGAGGCCGCCATCATGACCTGCTGCACCACACTGATCGGCGACTACTACACAGGCCGCGTACGGGACCGCTACCTGGCCCTGCAGACCCTGTGCGCCTCCGCCTCCGCCACCGCCTTCTTCGTGCTCGGCGGCGCGCTCGGATCCTCGGGCTGGCGTACCCCGTTCTGGCTCTACGCCGTCGGGCTGCTCCTCGCCCCCGCCATGGCCGCGTACCTGCCCCAGCCCAGGCAGGGCGCAGCCACGGAAAAGGCTGCCGCCGCCGAGGCACGGCCGTTCCCCGTGCGCCGACTGGCGGGCATCTGCGTGCTGTCGGTGTTCGGCGCCATCGTCTTCTACACCGTCCCGGTGGAAACGGCCTACCTGCTGGACGACCTGGGCGTGAAGAACAGCGGCATCATCGGCATGGCCACCGCGATCGCCAGCGCCGCCACCGTCACCGGATGCCTCACCTTCGCCAGGCTCACCGGCCGGCCGGAGCGCAGGCTGCCCGCGATCTTCGCCCTGTGCGGAGCCGGGTTCGTGGTCATGGGCCTGGCCCCCAGCACCCCGGTCCTGGTCGCCGGCGCGGTCCTCAACTGCATCGGCACCGGCTTCCTGCTGCCCTCGCTGCTCACCTGGGCGATGTCCAAGCTGGACTACGCCGACCGCGGCCGCGGCACCGGCCTGTGGACGGCGTCGTTCTTCTCCGGGCAGTTCCTCTGCCCGCTCGCCCTGATCGCCGTCGAGTCCGCCACCGGCAGCCTCGCCGGCGCCGTCGGCCTCCTCGGCCTGGCCTCGGCACTGGTGGCGGCCGGGCTGCTGCCCGTCCTCCGCCGGACGACGGCGCCGCAAGAGACTTTGCAGGCGTGA
- a CDS encoding 2Fe-2S iron-sulfur cluster-binding protein, translating into MTLEIRAKDTIADGVVSLTLAHPDAARLPDWTPGSHIDLVLPEGTTRQYSLCGDRWDSYTYRIAVLREPAGRGGSAYVHDRLAPGDLVGVGGPRNHFPLVPAERYLFIAGGIGITPLLPMIHQAELIGADWQLLYGGRSRASMAFREELSAAHGDRVHISPQDECGLLDLAPWLDTPDPGTKVYCCGPAPLLAAVEQACAAWPSYSLRTERFNAAALPEPVHQAAFEVELRRTGRTVTVMPDTSVLHAVRQVGADVLSSCEQGTCGTCLTPVLEGTPDHRDSILADHERAANDCMLPCVSRSRGDRLVLDL; encoded by the coding sequence GTGACACTGGAGATCCGCGCCAAAGACACGATCGCCGACGGTGTCGTATCTCTCACTCTCGCCCACCCGGACGCCGCGCGGCTGCCGGACTGGACCCCTGGCTCGCACATCGACCTGGTCCTGCCGGAAGGGACGACCCGGCAGTACTCCCTGTGCGGTGACCGGTGGGACTCGTACACCTACCGCATCGCGGTCCTGCGCGAGCCGGCCGGGCGTGGTGGCTCGGCGTACGTGCACGACCGGCTCGCGCCGGGTGACCTGGTCGGTGTGGGCGGGCCGCGCAACCACTTCCCGCTGGTTCCGGCCGAGCGGTACCTGTTCATCGCGGGCGGCATCGGCATCACCCCGCTGCTGCCTATGATCCACCAGGCTGAACTGATCGGCGCCGACTGGCAGTTGCTGTACGGAGGCCGCAGCCGTGCCTCGATGGCGTTCCGCGAGGAACTGTCGGCCGCCCACGGCGACCGAGTGCACATCAGCCCCCAGGACGAGTGCGGCCTGCTGGACCTGGCCCCGTGGCTGGACACCCCGGATCCCGGCACCAAGGTCTACTGCTGCGGACCGGCGCCGCTGTTGGCGGCCGTCGAGCAGGCCTGCGCCGCCTGGCCGTCGTACAGCCTGCGCACCGAGCGCTTCAACGCCGCCGCCCTGCCGGAGCCCGTCCACCAGGCCGCCTTCGAGGTGGAGCTGCGCCGCACGGGCCGCACCGTGACTGTCATGCCGGACACCTCCGTCCTGCACGCCGTACGACAGGTGGGAGCCGACGTCCTGTCCTCCTGCGAGCAGGGCACCTGCGGCACCTGCCTCACGCCGGTGCTGGAAGGGACGCCCGATCACCGGGACTCGATCCTCGCCGACCACGAACGGGCCGCGAACGACTGCATGCTCCCGTGCGTATCCCGCTCCCGCGGTGACCGCCTCGTCCTCGACCTCTGA
- a CDS encoding fumarylacetoacetate hydrolase family protein gives MSVKPEPASALFAGPFALATLSTPGQPHFPALVTAGSQVVDLRAALRDDALTMRGLLERWAVALPLLHKLAADPGTERRPLADFRVHAPIEPRQVLQSGANYRQHVIDLHVAHRDPADDRSEEDRRAEAAEIMDRRAAEDLPYMFIGLPSAITGPYDDVVLPSWAEKPDWELELAVVIGRPAHRVSAESALDHVAGYTIANDLTDRATVFRRDMPQIGTDWLRSKNAPGFTPLGPWIVPAGSIADPDDLRVTLRLNGDTMQDESTKDMIFSVARMVAYASQTARLLPGDLILTGSPAGNGMHWGRLLRDGDVMEGSVTGLGVQRTRCVAEAAS, from the coding sequence ATGTCCGTGAAACCCGAACCCGCATCCGCTCTGTTCGCGGGCCCTTTCGCCCTCGCCACCCTCTCGACCCCGGGCCAGCCGCACTTCCCCGCCCTGGTCACGGCCGGCAGTCAGGTAGTCGACCTCCGAGCGGCCCTGCGGGACGACGCTCTGACGATGCGCGGTCTGCTCGAGCGGTGGGCGGTCGCACTCCCCCTGTTGCACAAGCTCGCCGCCGACCCCGGGACCGAACGGCGGCCCCTGGCGGACTTCCGGGTGCATGCTCCCATCGAGCCGCGTCAGGTGCTGCAGTCGGGAGCCAACTACCGGCAGCACGTGATCGACCTGCACGTGGCCCACCGGGACCCCGCCGACGACCGCTCCGAGGAGGATCGGCGCGCCGAGGCAGCCGAGATCATGGACCGGCGGGCGGCCGAGGACCTGCCGTACATGTTCATCGGCCTGCCAAGCGCGATCACCGGCCCGTATGACGATGTCGTACTGCCCTCCTGGGCTGAAAAGCCGGACTGGGAGCTGGAGTTGGCGGTTGTCATCGGCCGGCCGGCCCACCGGGTGTCCGCCGAGAGTGCCCTCGACCATGTCGCCGGGTACACGATCGCCAACGACCTCACCGACCGTGCCACCGTCTTCCGCCGGGACATGCCGCAGATCGGCACCGACTGGCTGCGCAGCAAGAACGCACCCGGCTTCACCCCGCTGGGACCCTGGATCGTGCCCGCCGGGTCGATCGCCGACCCGGACGACTTGCGCGTCACGCTCAGGCTCAACGGCGACACCATGCAGGACGAGTCCACCAAGGACATGATCTTCAGCGTTGCCCGGATGGTGGCGTACGCCTCCCAGACCGCTCGCCTGCTGCCCGGTGACCTCATCCTGACCGGCAGCCCGGCCGGCAATGGCATGCACTGGGGTCGGCTGCTGCGCGACGGCGACGTGATGGAGGGTTCGGTCACCGGGCTCGGTGTGCAGCGCACCCGATGTGTGGCGGAGGCCGCGTCGTGA
- a CDS encoding cytochrome P450: MTHAPAPAVSLPTSDADPFAAEHLAQPEPLHQQLRQAGPVVHLTRYNVYALARYREVHAALVDWQAFQSAAGVGLANFRHEKPWRPPSLLLEADPPHHDAPRRVLREILALPALRQLRATWQTVAEELVDTVLADRGRQFDAFTDLARAFPLRVFPDAVGLGPEGRDHLLPYGNMAFNAFGPANDLVKADADRAAELSAWVNAQCAREALSEDGFGSRIWAAADRGDLTHTQAPLVVRSLLTAGVDTTVHGLAATLYAFATHPDQWQRLRERPESARVAFDEAVRWQSPVQTFFRTATTDVTIAGALIPEGMKILMFLGAANRDPARWPDADRFDLTRDPSGHVGFGMGIHQCVGQHVARLEAEALLTALARRVERIELTGEPRRHLNNTLRSWAVLPVTVRPAR; this comes from the coding sequence ATGACCCACGCACCGGCCCCCGCCGTGTCGCTCCCCACGAGTGACGCGGACCCCTTCGCCGCCGAACATCTGGCACAACCCGAGCCGCTGCACCAGCAGTTGCGGCAAGCCGGTCCCGTCGTCCACCTGACCCGCTACAACGTGTACGCGCTGGCCCGCTACCGCGAGGTGCACGCCGCCCTGGTCGACTGGCAGGCCTTCCAGTCCGCCGCCGGCGTCGGACTGGCCAACTTCCGTCACGAGAAACCCTGGCGGCCGCCTAGCCTGCTGCTGGAAGCCGACCCGCCGCACCACGACGCCCCGCGCCGTGTCCTGCGCGAGATCCTCGCACTACCCGCCCTGCGCCAACTGCGCGCGACGTGGCAGACGGTCGCCGAGGAACTGGTCGACACCGTACTGGCCGACCGGGGCAGGCAGTTCGACGCCTTCACGGACCTGGCCAGGGCGTTTCCGCTCCGTGTGTTCCCCGACGCCGTCGGACTGGGTCCCGAGGGACGGGACCACCTTCTGCCTTACGGCAACATGGCCTTCAACGCCTTCGGACCGGCCAACGACCTCGTGAAGGCCGACGCTGACCGGGCGGCCGAGTTGTCGGCCTGGGTGAACGCCCAGTGCGCCCGCGAGGCGCTGAGCGAGGACGGTTTCGGCTCCCGTATATGGGCCGCCGCCGACCGCGGCGACCTCACGCACACCCAGGCACCCCTGGTGGTGCGCTCCCTGCTCACCGCCGGCGTCGACACCACCGTCCACGGCCTCGCCGCCACCCTCTACGCCTTCGCGACCCACCCCGACCAGTGGCAACGACTGCGCGAACGACCCGAGTCGGCGCGTGTGGCGTTCGACGAAGCGGTGCGCTGGCAGTCACCCGTGCAGACCTTCTTCCGTACCGCCACCACCGACGTCACCATCGCCGGCGCCCTCATCCCTGAGGGCATGAAGATCCTCATGTTCCTTGGCGCCGCCAACCGCGACCCGGCCCGCTGGCCCGATGCCGACCGCTTCGACCTCACCCGGGACCCCTCCGGCCACGTCGGCTTCGGCATGGGCATCCACCAGTGCGTCGGCCAGCACGTCGCCCGCCTGGAGGCCGAGGCCCTGCTGACCGCCCTCGCCCGCCGCGTGGAACGCATCGAGCTCACCGGCGAACCCCGCCGCCATCTCAACAACACCCTGCGCTCCTGGGCAGTGCTCCCCGTCACCGTGCGTCCCGCAAGGTGA
- a CDS encoding MBL fold metallo-hydrolase, which translates to MTGVRIEHVITSGTFSLDGGTWNVDNNVWIVGDDHEAVVIDAAHDAEAIARAVGDRRLTAIVCTHAHNDHINAAPALAEATGAPVFVHLDDRLLWKHTHPDHDPGGYLSDNQRIPVAGTELRVLHTPGHTPGAICLYLPSLNTVFTGDTLFAGGPGATGRSYSNFPTIIRSIRDRLLVLPPATQARTGHGQGTTIGAEAPHLADWIARGH; encoded by the coding sequence ATGACCGGCGTCCGCATCGAGCACGTCATCACCTCGGGCACCTTCAGCCTGGACGGCGGCACCTGGAACGTCGACAACAACGTCTGGATCGTCGGCGACGACCACGAGGCGGTCGTCATCGACGCCGCCCACGACGCGGAGGCGATCGCCCGTGCCGTCGGAGACCGCCGTCTGACCGCCATCGTGTGTACCCATGCCCACAACGACCACATCAACGCGGCTCCCGCCCTCGCCGAGGCCACCGGCGCGCCCGTTTTCGTCCACCTGGACGACCGGCTGCTGTGGAAGCACACCCACCCCGACCACGACCCCGGCGGTTACCTCTCCGACAACCAGCGCATCCCCGTCGCGGGCACGGAATTGCGGGTGCTGCACACCCCTGGGCACACGCCCGGGGCCATCTGCCTGTACCTGCCCTCGCTCAACACCGTCTTCACGGGCGACACGCTGTTTGCGGGCGGTCCAGGAGCGACCGGTCGGTCGTACTCGAACTTCCCGACCATCATCCGCTCGATCCGGGACCGCCTCCTTGTGCTGCCACCGGCCACGCAAGCGCGTACCGGGCACGGACAGGGCACCACCATCGGCGCTGAAGCGCCCCACCTCGCCGACTGGATTGCACGAGGTCACTGA
- a CDS encoding IclR family transcriptional regulator, giving the protein MVQAVQRAVQILRELASTGPRLGVTELADRLGVAKPTVHALLRTLEAEGLVVQDRDSSKYQLGPDLVQLGNAYLDTQELRTRSLTWADQLANRTNEAVWVAVLTGDHVLVVHHAFRPEGAVQILEVGASIPWSTCALGKAIVAFVAADERERLLAGEPAVLTGASITDPEELAGQLKEVLRTGYAFEDQESAIGDAGIASPVFDRSGEVVGAIGIVGPVERLLAESARQELAVAVRETARNLSRDLGAPRGASARSAMT; this is encoded by the coding sequence ATGGTGCAGGCGGTGCAGCGAGCGGTGCAGATACTGCGGGAGCTCGCGTCCACCGGGCCCCGGCTCGGAGTGACCGAGCTGGCCGACCGTCTGGGCGTGGCCAAGCCGACCGTGCATGCGCTGCTGCGCACGCTGGAGGCCGAGGGGCTGGTGGTGCAGGACCGGGACAGTTCGAAGTACCAGCTGGGACCTGACCTGGTGCAGCTGGGCAACGCCTACCTGGACACCCAGGAGCTGCGGACCCGCTCGCTGACGTGGGCGGACCAGCTCGCGAACCGGACGAACGAGGCGGTCTGGGTGGCCGTGCTCACCGGTGACCACGTCCTTGTGGTGCACCACGCCTTCCGGCCCGAGGGTGCCGTGCAGATCCTCGAGGTGGGCGCCAGCATCCCGTGGAGCACGTGTGCTCTGGGCAAGGCCATCGTGGCCTTCGTCGCGGCCGACGAGCGTGAGCGGCTGCTCGCGGGTGAGCCGGCTGTGCTCACCGGCGCCAGCATCACCGACCCGGAGGAGCTGGCGGGTCAGTTGAAGGAGGTCCTCAGGACGGGTTATGCGTTCGAGGACCAGGAGTCCGCCATCGGGGACGCAGGTATCGCCTCTCCCGTCTTCGACCGCTCCGGCGAGGTGGTCGGCGCCATCGGCATCGTCGGCCCCGTCGAACGGCTGCTGGCCGAATCGGCACGTCAGGAGCTTGCGGTCGCCGTCCGGGAGACCGCCCGCAACCTCTCCCGCGACCTGGGTGCCCCCCGCGGGGCGTCCGCACGCAGCGCGATGACCTGA
- a CDS encoding HPr family phosphocarrier protein, translating to MSTSSDPTTTIATTTSKHETAVVLPANLHARPAGQLARAAATFTSTIRLEHADRTVNPTGVLAVMGLGATAGSTVTVRAEGHDAEQAVAALAQILATAE from the coding sequence ATGTCCACAAGCTCTGACCCCACCACCACGATCGCCACGACCACGTCCAAACACGAGACGGCCGTCGTCCTGCCCGCCAACCTGCACGCACGTCCGGCAGGCCAACTCGCCCGAGCCGCAGCGACATTCACCAGCACCATACGACTGGAGCACGCCGACCGGACGGTCAATCCGACCGGTGTCCTCGCCGTCATGGGCCTGGGCGCCACTGCCGGAAGCACCGTGACCGTCCGCGCCGAAGGCCACGACGCCGAACAGGCCGTCGCGGCGTTGGCCCAGATCCTCGCCACCGCCGAGTGA
- a CDS encoding ATP-binding protein, with the protein MSVPATNTSDAEMAPMATPSRAELVCALPHIPEAVSVVRRRARTVLTQWRVPTPTVDDALLVISELATNAIVHARPPAVLRLRLPEVGGRRALRVEVTDAGPVPRRRPSHADAPPSEHKENGRGTDIVAALSARHGMSRHPERTTRWADLHMGP; encoded by the coding sequence ATGAGCGTCCCCGCCACGAACACGTCTGACGCCGAAATGGCCCCCATGGCCACGCCCTCGCGGGCCGAGCTGGTCTGCGCACTGCCGCACATCCCCGAGGCCGTCTCCGTCGTACGCCGACGGGCACGCACCGTCCTCACCCAATGGCGCGTGCCCACCCCGACGGTCGACGACGCCCTCCTGGTGATCTCGGAGCTGGCCACCAACGCGATCGTCCACGCACGTCCCCCAGCCGTACTGCGGTTGCGCCTGCCCGAGGTCGGCGGCCGCCGCGCCCTCCGCGTCGAGGTCACCGACGCGGGGCCGGTGCCTCGACGACGCCCGTCGCACGCCGACGCGCCACCCTCCGAACACAAGGAAAACGGTCGCGGGACCGACATCGTCGCAGCCCTCTCCGCACGACACGGAATGTCCCGCCACCCCGAGAGGACCACCCGATGGGCCGATCTCCACATGGGGCCTTGA
- a CDS encoding IclR family transcriptional regulator: MKTPLHDSVLSRAARILEAFSQDEPALTVSEIARRSGLHVATASRLVAELVAHGFLSRDDDRKVRIGVRLWELVTRASPTLSLRDTAMPFMEGVHDVVGHHVQLGVRDGDDVLFLERLSAPSAVINYTRVAGRLPLHASSSGLVLLAHGPVSLRERILAGPLTTYTPRTPATPAQLRAILADVRQQGYAYCPGYVHEEALGIAAPVRGGDGTVIAALAVIVPNDASAQAVVPVVRTAARGISRALGST; the protein is encoded by the coding sequence ATGAAGACACCCCTCCATGACTCGGTCCTTTCCCGGGCGGCTCGCATCCTGGAGGCCTTCAGCCAGGACGAGCCGGCGCTGACCGTCTCGGAGATCGCCCGCCGCAGCGGGCTGCATGTGGCGACGGCCTCCCGGCTCGTGGCCGAGCTGGTGGCGCACGGCTTCCTCAGCCGGGACGACGACCGCAAGGTGCGGATCGGTGTGCGCCTGTGGGAGCTGGTGACACGCGCTTCGCCGACGCTCTCGCTGAGGGACACCGCGATGCCGTTCATGGAGGGCGTGCACGACGTCGTCGGCCACCACGTGCAGCTGGGCGTGCGCGACGGCGACGACGTGCTGTTCCTGGAGCGCCTCTCGGCACCCAGCGCGGTGATCAACTACACCCGGGTCGCCGGCCGGCTGCCCCTGCACGCCTCCTCCAGCGGCCTGGTGCTGCTGGCCCACGGCCCCGTCTCTCTGAGGGAACGCATCCTCGCCGGCCCCCTCACCACCTACACACCCCGAACTCCGGCCACCCCGGCACAGCTACGCGCGATCCTGGCCGACGTCCGGCAGCAGGGATACGCCTACTGCCCTGGCTACGTCCACGAAGAGGCCCTCGGGATCGCCGCCCCCGTGCGCGGCGGCGACGGCACGGTGATAGCGGCTCTGGCCGTCATCGTGCCCAACGACGCGAGCGCCCAAGCGGTCGTCCCCGTCGTACGGACCGCCGCCCGCGGCATCTCGCGCGCCCTGGGCAGCACGTGA